A genomic segment from Torulaspora globosa chromosome 3, complete sequence encodes:
- the STR2 gene encoding cystathionine gamma-synthase (ancestral locus Anc_4.354), translating into MSSTISSKIGESIPPNTKHAVSVCLPTWEATVGYEEADPAVVDVMSTGYPRFFIHKSIARLCEVLSDKYAKESETCLCFPSYSVAKRCREFIAVKAPTVFSELPAPKVRILQLATTKPINAEEAKWKRECKIAVVFVAKEYYPLMKQYWQHTGEIISSRFAEYVLHELFIVERSSRTADVSREAGEDVGGTRSEEEFIETRFGRSLDLSFADQAKQLIKKRIATKVVEEGSSEDVAPQEHVVATESTVVETIEQSDTVASEIIDVQDIESDRRRGLEVNPDKDVFLFPSGMASIFTAHRLLLHYDSQRVSRSRFSSASGAAANTENHSPSPASYLVGYGPPYKKTVMFGFPYTDTLSILQKFNHTHFLGHGDSSSMEELKSILQSGEQILAVFMETPSNPLLKMGDLVELRRLADLYGFFIVVDETAGGFVNIDVLPHADIVCSSLTKIFSGDSNVIAGSMVLNPQSKLYRFAQTFLLANGEYEDHLWCEDALALERNSRDFVQRTIKINRNTECLLQNVLIPQSGKLFKKIFYPSLTSRETKLHYDAVRCKADGGYGGLFSLTFYRLEQARAFFDALHLCKGPSLGTNFTLACPYAILAHYRELDQVARYGVERSLVRVSVGLENKNYLCQVFQDAIDKALLA; encoded by the coding sequence ATGAGCTCCACAATTTCGTCGAAGATTGGTGAATCGATTCCACCAAACACTAAACATGCGGTTTCGGTGTGTCTGCCAACATGGGAAGCTACGGTGGGCTATGAAGAGGCAGATCCCGCTGTAGTGGATGTGATGAGTACGGGATATCCAAGGTTTTTCATTCATAAATCCATTGCTAGGTTATGTGAGGTTCTGAGCGATAAGTATGCCAAAGAGAGCGAGACGTGTCTGTGCTTCCCATCGTACAGTGTTGCCAAGAGGTGTAGAGAGTTCATAGCTGTGAAAGCTCCTACTGTGTTTTCAGAGCTGCCAGCTCCCAAAGTACGTATCTTGCAGCTGGCTACCACGAAACCTATCAATGCCGAAGAGGCAAAGTGGAAGAGAGAATGCAAGATTGCCGTAGTGTTTGTGGCCAAAGAATACTACCCGTTGATGAAGCAGTACTGGCAGCACACGGGCGAAATCATATCCAGTAGATTCGCAGAGTACGTGTTGCACGAGCTCTTTATTGTTGAGAGGTCTAGTAGGACTGCGGATGTCTCCCGCGAGGCTGGGGAAGACGTTGGCGGGACTCGCAGTGAGGAAGAGTTTATCGAGACCAGATTCGGCAGGAGCCTGGATCTCTCCTTTGCAGACCAGGCGAAgcagctgatcaagaagcGCATCGCAACGAAAGTTGTCGAGGAGGGCTCTAGCGAGGACGTGGCGCCACAGGAACATGTCGTGGCGACAGAGTCGACAGTTGTAGAGACTATTGAGCAAAGCGACACCGTGGCCAGCGAGATAATCGATGTGCAGGACATCGAAAGTGACAGGCGGCGCGGTCTAGAGGTAAATCCCGACAAGGATGTGTTCTTGTTCCCGAGCGGTATGGCATCCATCTTCACAGCACACCGTCTGCTGTTGCACTACGATTCCCAGCGAGTCAGTAGATCAAGATTCAGCAGCGCCAGCGGGGCCGCGGCCAACACAGAGAATCACTCGCCATCGCCAGCATCATACCTGGTCGGGTACGGTCCGCCATACAAGAAGACGGTCATGTTCGGGTTCCCCTACACAGATACGCTCAGTATACTTCAAAAATTCAACCACACCCACTTCCTAGGCCACGGTGACTCCTCGTCGATGGAGGAGCTGAAAAGCATCCTGCAGTCCGGCGAGCAAATCCTTGCGGTGTTCATGGAGACGCCGTCAAACCCACTTCTGAAGATGGGCGACCTGGTCGAGCTCAGACGACTCGCCGATCTGTAcggcttcttcatcgtGGTCGATGAGACCGCGGGAGGATTCGTCAACATCGACGTGCTCCCGCACGCAGACATCGTGTGCAGCTCACTGACCAAGATCTTCAGCGGCGATTCCAACGTGATCGCGGGCTCGATGGTGCTGAATCCGCAGAGCAAGCTGTACCGCTTCGCACAAACGTTCCTGCTCGCCAACGGCGAGTACGAGGACCATCTGTGGTGCGAGGACGCTCTGGCCCTCGAGCGGAACTCCCGCGACTTTGTCCAGCGAACCATCAAGATCAACCGCAACACAGAGTGTCTGCTGCAGAACGTCCTGATCCCGCAGAGCGggaagctgttcaagaagatcttctaCCCCAGTTTGACCTCCAGGGAGACCAAGCTCCACTACGACGCCGTCCGCTGCAAGGCCGACGGCGGCTACGGCGGCCTTTTCTCGCTGACTTTCTACCGCCTCGAGCAGGCCCGCGCATTCTTCGACGCCCTGCACCTCTGCAAGGGCCCCTCCCTCGGAACAAACTTCACCCTCGCCTGTCCCTACGCCATCCTGGCCCACTACCGCGAGCTCGACCAAGTTGCCCGCTACGGTGTCGAGCGCTCGCTCGTCAGAGTCAGCGTCGGGCTCGAAAACAAGAACTACCTCTGTCAAGTCTTCCAGGACGCCATCGACAAGGCCCTCCTCGCATAA